Genomic window (Staphylococcus debuckii):
ATTGCGTATTCAGAGGATGAATTGATAGATTTAGTAATTGCAGCAATAAAAAATAATTATAAGATTGAAGAGAAAAATTTAAAAAAATATAGAAATATTAATGAGTTTTATGATAATAACAATTCAGAGCGTGTTATTTCTATACTTAAAAAAGAAAATGTTTTGTAGGAGGTGGATTTTTTGTTAAAGGGCTTACTTGTGAATAACAATTCAAAAAATTTAACAATTATATTTCAGAGTGCAGGTAGAATCTCAAAAGATTTGTTTGAAAGAATTTTAAACGGATCTGCAAGTTATGAAGAAGTAAAATCAGCACATGAGAAATATACTTGGTTTAAATTTTCTAACTATAAATATTCTGATTATTATTTTGTCGAAGATTATTTTTCACAGAGCTATGGATGGTATATGTTTGACGGCGGGAAAAGTATTATCAATGAATTTAACGAAGAATTATCTCGGTTTATAAAAGATAGAGGATATAAAAATGTTACGACATATGGAAGTAGCAAAGGTGGCACAGCAGCTTTGCTTTATGGGCTGATTAACCCAAACATCAATAACGTGTTTTCTTTAGTTCCACAAGTTTATACTATTAAATATATTAACTTAAAGCTATCAAAATATAAAAGGTTATTTTTTCCGAAGGATAATCCTGAAAACGAGGAATACTTTGATAAAATTTTCTTTAATGAGGAAATATATTCTGATAAAGTAATATCGGACACAAATATATACATTTATACAGGTATAAATGATGAACAGTTTGAGGATTTGTTACCTTTGCATCAATTACTAGATAAAAAAGTTTGCAATAACAATATTATTATTAATAGTAGTATGAAAGGACATAATAATATTGTTATGGATAACGTTCCATTTATTAATTCGGCTCTTAAGATTATTACTTTAAATCAAGTAATGAAGGGGCCGAGACTAAAAAGAGTAAATTCTAATGTCTTGTTATTAAAAGATAAATAATAAATTAATTCCGCTTTATGAATTGAATACAAAAGTTATTATTAATCTATTCTTTAGGACAAGGATTTATACTTATATAAGAGATTTAATGTTTATTTCCGTAACGTTATCATCATTTGTTACTCATCCTATTGTTTATATTTTAATTTCTGTTATTTTCACAATAGGATTTTGTATAGGACTAGCCATCGTACTTTCATTTATTCCTTACGTAAGATTTATCGTCTGCAGGAATATACTTTATCCGATGGTATTGAATAATTATAGCTTGAAACAAGAAGTTAAAGAGGGCTCTAACTAAACTAACAATATTATTTAAAGCCATGAAACTGTATTATTAGTTTCATGGCTTGTTTTATTTAGATCTATGATAAATCGGCTTGGTGAGTGGATAACTTGTTCAAAATTTTTAGTGCAGTTATGATTAACTGTGGTAGGAGAGTAAATCCATAAAAAACTGCAATTGGAATAGATGTCTCTAATATAAAACAAGAGGTTAAGCAAGATGAACTTGTTTAACCTCTAAAATTTGAGTTGCTTTTCCTTTTTGACTGTGAATCTAATTTTTCGTTAGCACTTGTATATAGTACGACCATACGTTTAGAGTATATAGAATTTACTTGAACAATGTTTTTATCACAGTTTCTGACGCATCTCCGTTGCGTCCGTATTGGCAAAATTCATCATAAAATTTTTGGTATTTGTCTTTATATCTAGAATTTATTGAATTGAGATTTTGCAATTCATCAATTAATGTATCAGTGTTTCTGATTACTGGTCCAGGTACTATTTTTTCATAATCTAGATAAGTGCCTCTTTCGCTATATAAATATTTTTCAAGATCATAAGCATAAAATAGCATTGGACGTTTCAAATAGGCATAGTCAAACATTACAGAGCTATAATCGGTGATTAATACATCACTTATAGCGTACAATTCTTCTATGCTTGGATAATTAGAAACGTTGATAGCGAAAGGATAATACTGACGAATATCCATATTATTACTTACCATATAATGAGCTCTTACGAGTAATATGAAATCGTTGCCCAGTTTCTTCTGCATATTTTCGATATCCAATTTGATATCGGAAGATTTTCCTTCTCTCCAAGTTGGTGCATAAAGTATTATTTGTTTAGTTGATGGTATATTTAAAGATTTTTTGATCGACTCTGTATTCTTGAGAGCATCAAAAATCATATCATTTCTTGGGAAACCAGAGGTGATAGATTTAACATTGGTATTAAACGCGCTTCTAGCCTTGCTGGTCATATAATCTGACGGTACAGAAACATAGTCCCAATTATTGATTTTCTTTTGAAATTCATCTATTTTATTTTGTCGCGTTTCAAATTTAAATTCAGGTGTGTCAAATCCCATAGTCTTCATAAATGTACCGTGGAAAGTTTGTACTTCTTTTTGTCCCCGTCTTTTTTTATAATCTACAGGCATATTTGTATTTTGAATAAAATATTTGGCTGTAGCTAAATGGAACCAGTATTTTAAAGAATACTTTTTAACAACTTGTCCATTGCCATTAATTGGAAGATTAACATCGTTCATTATCCATATATTTTTATATTTAGAATTTTGTTTTTCTAAAGTTTCATAAACAGCTTTTGGACTGCAAGAATATTGATCTCCCCAATAAGAATAATAAATAACTTTTTTCTTGTTTTTAGGCAAAAGACGGAAAAGGGGATAAAGATATTTATAGTTTCTTTTTCTTTTCTGTCTAGTATTATCCGCTTTATCCCATATTTGTTTCTTATATAAATAGATTAAGTTTCCGTTTTTTGAACTAAAGTCATACTTTCTATTTTTATAAGTAAAGGAAAATGGGAATTTCACTTCACGATTTGCATTTAATAATAACGATGAAGGCAGTAATTTGTTGTTTAAATAATAATCTACAGAAAATACAAATTCTCCATAAGTAACAAAATAGTTGATATTATCAGTTTCTAAAGGTATTGCGACTTGGCAAGTATTTTTATCGATTATGTCAGCTGGGAATTTCTTCACTACTTTACCATTAGTTGATTTTAAGGAAAGAAATACTTTGCTGAGTGAAACATCTAAGTTATAAGGACTTTCAAATCGAATTAATAAATCTTTATTGTTCTTTCTCATCTCTATAACATTAGAGTGTCTTCCTTTTCTATTTAAAGTAAAAGAATGATTATTATACACTCTTATTACATATTCGTGAGTTTCATCTTGTTTTATCTGTGAAGAATAAAAAGGAATTTTACTGAATTTAAAGTTTCGTGTTATTACACCATTATTACTTACTTCTAATTCAAATAATCTATGAATAGCTTCAAAACCATTTAAGTTAAATACTATTTCGTCCCCGTGTACTTCTCCAATAATAGGTTTTTCACGGAAATTTTTTAATTTAAATTGTGAATCGGGATCTATATGTGCTGCTTTGATAATTAAATTATTATCTTGAATGACTAATTTATCGAAGACATTAGTAATGTTTTCTTTTGATATATATAATTCCCAACTGAATGTGTAGTCTAGTTTATAGCTCCATTTTTCAGTTTTTTTGTTAATTGTTGTTGCTTTGTCATTGGCTCCTGGTTCACTTAATACCTTTTCGTTATACAAATCACCATCTTGATATATTAAATTGATTTTATTTAAAGAAGAATGATTTGTGGTTGGTATAATTTCTGTAGGTATTTTGATTTCATATAATCTTTCATCTTTTTTTCTTATTTGAATTTCCGTGTTTTCTTTATCATTATAAATAAAGGCTGAAAGACATTTTTCATCAATAGTATCTAGAAGTGGAGAAGTAATTTTTACATTAATAGAAATACTATTATCTTTAAATGTTGCTTTCTTCACTTTAGTTTTTAAAATATCGCTATGGTTGAAAGTGATCTTTTTTAAATAATAATTTTTTAAATGCTTGTCTGAAGGTTTTGAGTGCTTGCCTAATTGCATTGTTTTCACTTTATCAACACTATAGTTTAAAACTGTCTTATAATCCTTTTTTTGTATGGCATAGTAAATTGCTTGCTTGCGGTAATCACAGTTTTGAATGTATTTTTTATCCAGCTTAGTAAGCGCGTTTCTCGTAATTTTAATAAATTTTTTTGTATATGCTTTGTTGGTTTCTGTATATTCAGGAAAGAACAGAGGTAAATCAAAAACTATTACTTTCTTTTCAAATTCAGCACATAATTTTTTAGAAGCATGCTCTTTAAGAAATGATAAAGTATCCAAGCATGTATTTACCCGATCTTTATAGCCTTGTATATTAAATCTATCTTGAGAAATTGAAACACTCTCGCCAGTTCTGATTCTCCAGACATAAGTCACTGTTGGAATGATATTGATTTTTTTAGCTAAGCTGAAAGATTTCATTGTAAAATAGATGTCTTCATAAACGATATTTTCTGGGAACACGATTTGATTTTCTTTTAAGAAAGAAGATTGATATATTTTGTTAGTACTAGTGCTATCATAAACTAATGAAGGTGTTTCAAAAAAGTTAGTATTTATTTTCTCCGTAAAATCTACTTTTTTATGTAACCCTGAACGGCTATATTTGTTATTTTCAAATCTTTCTACAGGGCCTGTTACTATCTCCGCTTCATTAATAAAGGCAGATTCTAATAATGAACTATACGCATTTTTAGGAACAAAGTCATCGCTGTCTAAAAATGCAATATATTTTCCTTGTGCTAATTCAATCCCTTTATTACGAGTCGCACCTAAGCCGCTATTTTCAAAATGGTAAGCTTTAATGTTAGAGTACATTTCGCTAAAGTGATCGATAATTTTACCAGAGCCGTCTTGAGACCCGTCATTAATTAAAATGATTTCATATAGGTTATCATCTAGATTTTGTTCTAATAAGGATTCTATACAGTCGTGTAGATATCCTTGGACATTATAAACCGGTACAATAATGCTTAAAAGTTTTTCATACATAGTTAATTCATCCTTATTGAAGATTTATATTTTGTAGGTATTTCTATATTTATATTTAAAAAATGTGCTTTTCTTGTATTTAACAAAGGTGAATAGTGTATTTTAAATGATTTAGTCTAAGTTCTTGGTTAGTTGTAATAATCAATATATTTACACATAATCAATAATAATTAAACAAATAAACTACATTTTGTCAATGTAGTTTTCACTTTTAACTTCTTTAGATAAATTTTACACCTATTAGTTATAGATTATTATAAGTTGGGATATTGATTTTTATATTTAGCTTGTGCAAAGTTAAGTTGCATTTTTAATACATTTTACATATAATTAACATTGAATGAACAAATATAACACACTTCAAAATACTTCTAATTTACCGATTGAGGCGACATTAGGAGTGTTTTTATATGTTAGTATAACAATAATTCTAGGGAGTAGAGTATGGAAAAGAAAACTGAATTAACATATGCCAGAGCTATATTTTGTATTATTATAGTGCTTGTCCACGCGATGACCGGCTTTATTAATGATATTCACGTGGGAGCCGTTCAAAAGAGAATAGTTCAAATTATGCAAATTATGCTTTTGAGTGCTACACCGTGTTTTATCATGTTATCAGAAACTTTATTAGGGATGCGATATTCGAAGTATTTACCTAAAAACTTTTTGACAAAAAGAATCAAATTTATTTTGCTGCCTTACGCTGTATTTGCTTTATTTGTAATACTAGAAATTTATTTTGATCCTGCCAAGCATTTTACGCTTTGGTATCTTATTCTCAATATACTTATCGAAGGAAAATTCTTCGGTTGGTTTGTATTAGTCATCTTCCAATTCTTTATACTACATATGCTTTTCTATAAAGTATTAGATAAAATGAAACCTTTAATTCCTATTGTTGTTTCATTGGCTATTAGTTTTACTCATGCACTGTTAATGTATTATAGTACAACATATTTACATTGGTGGCATGAACACTATATTCTTTATAATCGCACAATCATATTGAACTGGTTATTTTACTTTGTGCTAGGTTTCTATATTGGAAAGTATTACGATGTTGTAGTGGAATTTGTACAACGAAAAATATATTGGATTCTATTGTTATTTATAGCAAGTGCTGGAGTTATTGCTATTGATTTCTTTAAGTTCGAAGTATACTTTAATGAATCTAATCGTTTTGATTTATTTGTTTTTTCAGCAGCATTTTTTGTGCTCATTATCAGTTTGTCTAAAATATTATGCCGCATACATTTAACCTTTATTTATATGATTAGTGAAATTTCATTTTTCATTTATTTATCGCATCAAATAATTGTAGAACACATTTCAAGAGGACTAGCATCGTTTGTCAGATATCCATTTATGTTTTTCACATTAACCACAATTTTCACGATAGGTTTTTGTATAGGACTTGGCATTGTACTTTCCTTTATTCCTTATGTGAGATTTATTGTCGGCAGGAACACACTCTATCCAATGGTGTTGAATAATTATAGTTTGAAACAAGAAGCCAAAGAGAACTGACTGAATAGCTTCATTACAAAAGCCATGAAACTGTATCATTAGTTTCATGGTTTTTTGTATTAGTGCAGTAAAGAATAGAGTTGTTCTAAAGCCTCGGCGTTATGCAGCTTTGCATCGAAGTGTTCGAAAGTAGGAGTAGTATGGTTTATAAATTTTCGTATATTTTCTTCAACAAGTTCAGGTGTGTTTTCAGTTAACATACCATAATCTCCGGATTTCAAGACATATCTATTAGCTGGGATATCAGAAGCAAGTGCATTGGTACCAACCGTCAATGCTTCTAACAATACCATCGATTGACCTTCATAGTGGGAAGTCAAAGCAAAGAGGTCACAGCGTTTCATTATATTGAATGGATTGCCTTTTTGACCTACTAAGAAGACATTATCTTCGAGTTTTAAACGTTTGATCATATCTTCTAAAGCTTTTCTTAACGGTCCGTCCCCTAAGATATATAATCTTGCAGTTGGATGGTCTTTTACAATACCTCTAAATCCATTGATTAAGATATCAAAGCCTTTTTCAGGAGAAAGTCTGCCCATCGCCATGACTTTATAATCATTTTCATTAAATGGAACACTGACAATTTCATTATCTTTTTGAATGGCAAGAACTTGTTGTCCTTTATGCATAAAGAAATCTGTATCTTCAGTGAGTAATTGTTGGATTTTAGGAAGATTAATCGTATTCATTGCTG
Coding sequences:
- a CDS encoding bifunctional glycosyltransferase/CDP-glycerol:glycerophosphate glycerophosphotransferase yields the protein MYEKLLSIIVPVYNVQGYLHDCIESLLEQNLDDNLYEIILINDGSQDGSGKIIDHFSEMYSNIKAYHFENSGLGATRNKGIELAQGKYIAFLDSDDFVPKNAYSSLLESAFINEAEIVTGPVERFENNKYSRSGLHKKVDFTEKINTNFFETPSLVYDSTSTNKIYQSSFLKENQIVFPENIVYEDIYFTMKSFSLAKKINIIPTVTYVWRIRTGESVSISQDRFNIQGYKDRVNTCLDTLSFLKEHASKKLCAEFEKKVIVFDLPLFFPEYTETNKAYTKKFIKITRNALTKLDKKYIQNCDYRKQAIYYAIQKKDYKTVLNYSVDKVKTMQLGKHSKPSDKHLKNYYLKKITFNHSDILKTKVKKATFKDNSISINVKITSPLLDTIDEKCLSAFIYNDKENTEIQIRKKDERLYEIKIPTEIIPTTNHSSLNKINLIYQDGDLYNEKVLSEPGANDKATTINKKTEKWSYKLDYTFSWELYISKENITNVFDKLVIQDNNLIIKAAHIDPDSQFKLKNFREKPIIGEVHGDEIVFNLNGFEAIHRLFELEVSNNGVITRNFKFSKIPFYSSQIKQDETHEYVIRVYNNHSFTLNRKGRHSNVIEMRKNNKDLLIRFESPYNLDVSLSKVFLSLKSTNGKVVKKFPADIIDKNTCQVAIPLETDNINYFVTYGEFVFSVDYYLNNKLLPSSLLLNANREVKFPFSFTYKNRKYDFSSKNGNLIYLYKKQIWDKADNTRQKRKRNYKYLYPLFRLLPKNKKKVIYYSYWGDQYSCSPKAVYETLEKQNSKYKNIWIMNDVNLPINGNGQVVKKYSLKYWFHLATAKYFIQNTNMPVDYKKRRGQKEVQTFHGTFMKTMGFDTPEFKFETRQNKIDEFQKKINNWDYVSVPSDYMTSKARSAFNTNVKSITSGFPRNDMIFDALKNTESIKKSLNIPSTKQIILYAPTWREGKSSDIKLDIENMQKKLGNDFILLVRAHYMVSNNMDIRQYYPFAINVSNYPSIEELYAISDVLITDYSSVMFDYAYLKRPMLFYAYDLEKYLYSERGTYLDYEKIVPGPVIRNTDTLIDELQNLNSINSRYKDKYQKFYDEFCQYGRNGDASETVIKTLFK
- a CDS encoding acyltransferase family protein, coding for MEKKTELTYARAIFCIIIVLVHAMTGFINDIHVGAVQKRIVQIMQIMLLSATPCFIMLSETLLGMRYSKYLPKNFLTKRIKFILLPYAVFALFVILEIYFDPAKHFTLWYLILNILIEGKFFGWFVLVIFQFFILHMLFYKVLDKMKPLIPIVVSLAISFTHALLMYYSTTYLHWWHEHYILYNRTIILNWLFYFVLGFYIGKYYDVVVEFVQRKIYWILLLFIASAGVIAIDFFKFEVYFNESNRFDLFVFSAAFFVLIISLSKILCRIHLTFIYMISEISFFIYLSHQIIVEHISRGLASFVRYPFMFFTLTTIFTIGFCIGLGIVLSFIPYVRFIVGRNTLYPMVLNNYSLKQEAKEN